The window GAGCTCGAAGTCGAGGCGCTCGGTGACAGGCGGGTCCACCGTCTGACCCGGGCCGAGGATCATGTGCGGATTGGTGAAGTAGAACGTCGGCGCCTGGTACCACTCGTCGGCGACGTTGCTCTTGCCCTCGACCCCGGCACTGACCCCCTCCACATGCTCTTCGAAGGTCACGAAGTCGCGCACCGAGGCCGGCTGCAGGGGCGCGAGCAGCGTCACGTCCTCGATCGGTCGTCCGTGATCGGCGATCGTGCGGCTGTCTGTGACGCGGTGGTGGAGCGCATGCGCGAGAGGAAGCCCGCCCGCGAGCACCCGGGCGACGGTCAGGCCGTCGGGGAACGGCACGACGCGGTCGCCGATGATGAACCCTTCACCGGTGTCACCGGCATGGCCGTCGCCGATCCAGCGCGCGATCCTCATACCTTCACCCGCGTTCGAAGCAGCTCGGCGGCGTTCTCCGACACGATCCGCCGGGTGACCTCGTCGGAGAGTTCCGCGTCGTGGACGAACGAGACGGGGTCGTCGAGGCCCATGTCGAAGGGGTAGTCGCTGCCGAGCACCACCCGCTCGGCGCCGGCGACCTCGACGAGGGCCCGCAGCGTCCTGGCGTCGTGCACCACCGTGTCGAACCACAGCTTCGACAGGTACGTCGACGGCAGGTGCGCGCAGCGGCGCGCGTCGGGGCGCACCCGCCAGGCGTGGTCGGAACGCCCGATCACCGTCGGCAGGTACCCGCCGCCGTGCGCGGCGACGATCTTCAGATCCGGATGCCGGTCGAGCACGCCCGAGAAGATCAGGTGCGACAGCGCCACCGCGTTCTCCACCGGCTGCCCCACCGTGTTGGCGAGGTAGAACCGGTCGAGTCGCTCGTCGAGGCTGCAGCCGAAGGGGTGGAGGAAGATCACCACGCCGAGTTCGGCCGCGCGTGCCCAGAACGGCTCGAGTCGCTCGTCCGACAGCTCGACGTCACCGGCGAAGGAGGAGATCTCCACGCCCGCGAGCCCCCGGCCGAGGACGGCGTCGTCGAGGCACTCGAGGATGCGCTCCGG of the Microbacterium invictum genome contains:
- a CDS encoding amidohydrolase family protein, which codes for MSAGHPVTDVHAHVLLPALHAEVERRAPDEVRAAAELDLRRNGAESQAVSGPMVGSRIPKLTDVAVRLADMDAHGVDRQWVSASPNHFYPWANEGLSVWIAMEANRLIAEHVAQAPDRLTGLGVVPLQHPERILECLDDAVLGRGLAGVEISSFAGDVELSDERLEPFWARAAELGVVIFLHPFGCSLDERLDRFYLANTVGQPVENAVALSHLIFSGVLDRHPDLKIVAAHGGGYLPTVIGRSDHAWRVRPDARRCAHLPSTYLSKLWFDTVVHDARTLRALVEVAGAERVVLGSDYPFDMGLDDPVSFVHDAELSDEVTRRIVSENAAELLRTRVKV